The following DNA comes from Magnetococcales bacterium.
ATGCGTTGCGCCCACAGCTGGATGGGCGTCAGCGGATTTTTGATCTCATGGGCGATGCGCCGGGCCACATCGCTCCAGGTTCGGGTTCGTTGCGCCTGGAGCACATCGGTCAGATCGTCAAAGGTCAGGATGAAGCCGCTTCCCACCTCCTCCTGACGATTTTCCAGCAAGGTCAGGCGGGCCAGCAGGATCAGATGCCCCTCCTGACCCTGGATTTGAATCTGCGTCGAGAGCACGCTGCTCCCTTCGTTGCCCGGTCCCGAACTCCGCTCAGGCAACAAGGTGGCATTTTTCAACAGGGTGCGCACGGGTTCCAAAATTTCGCCCGGCAACGATTCGGTATAGGGGCGTCCCATGGCCGTGGCCAAGTTGACACTGAGCAACTCCCCGGCGATGGGATTCATCAAGGTAATCTCATCGAAGCGGTTGACGCTGATCACTGCCGAGGAGATGTTGCGCAGAATGGCGGCCATGAACCGCCGCCGCTCCTCCAACAAGGCGTTGGTGGTTTGCAGATCCCGCTGATTTTCGGTCAATTTCAGAGTCATGGCGTTGAAGGCGGTTTGCAGTGTGGCCAACTCGTCATCGCCGGTCACTTTCAGGGTGACCGACAGATCGCCCGCCGCCACCTTGCGGGTTCCTTCCACGAGTTCGGTGATGGGGTCGGTGATCTCGCCTGCCATGCGGAACCCGGACCACATGGCGGCCAGGAGCAGGAGCAGGGTGATCAGCACCAGGGTCAGGGCATGGCTGTTTTTGAGCAGGACATGCGCCGCCCGCAGCTGGTTGTAATCCACGTAGGCGGACTCGATCACCTCCATTTGCCCGAGGATTTGCCGGTCGATCCAGCGTCCTGTGGAGAGGTAGACATCCCCTCCCAGATAGACGAAGGCCCGCACCCGGGTTCCGGTGTCGTTGCTCACCATGAGGGCTCGCTGGGAGCCGTCCCGCAGCGAGGAGAGGTTGGGCAGTGGATCGGGCGGCAGATCCCCTGATTTGCTGATGCGGGTACCGTTGCTTCGCTGGATGACGATCTCGTCCAGTCCGCGTGCCAGCCTTTCCAGTTCCAGGGCGGCGGTGGTCGCATCCTGGTCCTGGAGGGCCACACTGGAGGTGATGATCCGGTTTCTGGCGATATCCTCGGCGTCATGCCGGATGGTGCGCTGGCTCTCCTGGTAGTAGGAACGCGCCACCTCCAGGGAGTGGGCCAAAGCCTGGGTGATGCGGTCGGAAAACCATGAATCGACGCCCCGATTGAGAAGCTCCAACGACAAGATGGCTACCACTACGGTCGGCACCAGCGACAAGGCGACGAACATGGCCACCATGCGCGTGCGCAGTCGTGAACCCGCCCGTTGTTGCCGCCGGTCCAGCCACAACCGCGACAGGTGACGTACAACCAGGAAACCAAGCGCCAACAACAAAAACAGATTGACGTACAGAAGGATCAAAAAGACCAGACTGTAACTGCCGCCGGCGGCTGTCTGGATCTGTAGACCCAACCCCGTCGTCAGGGTTGTTGCCACCACCAGAAACAAAAACAGCGTAGCCAGCCAACCTTGTCGCGAACGGGCAACCCGCACAGCCCACTCAAGCCACCGTGACCCATTCATGGGCGGCGATACTCCGTTTCGAGGCGATAGTCCACCGGTCGCCAGAAAGTGAACAATCGATTCAAGAAGCGCAGGGGTTGGGATATCCCTTCCCGTTCCAGCTCAAAACGCGCCTCCAGAAAATAGCGCCGACCGGCATCCAGAAAGCGACCCGTCGTTCCGTCTTTGTCGCCATGTTCTTCCAGGAGGATATTGCGCGGGTGTCCCAAAAACTGCATGGCCTCGTCGTCGTCGTCGGTGTAGGAGACCTCTCCCCGGGTGATGTCCTGCATCTCGAAACGTTGAGTGATCAAGTGCAGTCGCAGGCGGCGACGCAACTTCAGCCGGGAGACCTCCCGATCCGGAAAAAAGGCACGTTCCTCGCGCAAGCGAAAGCGGTAGGTCGCCAGGATGGGCTCCCCCTGTTTCAGGAGATCCAAAACCTCACGTTGAAACCGGGCGGTCAGGACAGCCTGGGCATACAAATTATTGCCTTGCAGGGAGGCTACCACCTCCCGCAAGGGATTGGGAGGTGGTGCATCCTCACCCTGACAAGCCGCCAGGGAGATGAGAAGGATCACTCCGAGACAGGCTTGCAGCACTCCATGCATCAGCTTGTGAAGGCCATGGCCGCCCTGCCGACCCCCAGGGAGTAGGGGTGGAACGCTTCAACGGGAAGGTCAAGCGACGTACCCTCGACAAACTCCCAGGCTCCAGATTGGGACAGCAGTTTGTGCAACAGCATGTTGTTCATGGTGTGACCGGAGCGAACGCCCTCAAAGTGGCCTTGAATCGGATGGCCGAGCAGATAGAGATCCCCCAGGGCATCCATGATTTTGTGGCGAACGAACTCATCTTCGTAGCGCAGACCGCCGTCGTTGAGAATGCGATAATCCCCTATGGCGATGGCGTTATCCAGGGAGGCGCCACGCGCCAGGCCATTGGACTGCAACTCCTCGACCTCGTTGAGAAACCCGAAGGTGCGTGCCCGACTCACCTCTTTGACAAAGGCGGTCTCGGTCATCTCCAGTTCGACGCTCTGCTCGGTCAGCATGGGGTGGTCGAAGTCGATGGAAAAATGGACCTGAAAGCCATCACCGGGGTAGAAAGCGGCTCGTTTGTCACGCTCCTCGACGACCACCGGTTTTCTGACACGGATCCACTTTCTTGACACCTTTTGCTCCACGACCCCGGCGCACTGGATCAAAAAAACGAATGGTGCGGCGCTGCCATCCATGATGGGGACTTCGCCCGTGTCCAGGTCGATAAAGGCGTTATCCACCCCCAACCCGGCGAATGCAGCCAGCAGGTGCTCCACGGTGGAGACCTGCACGCCGTCGCGGT
Coding sequences within:
- a CDS encoding HAMP domain-containing protein, with amino-acid sequence MNGSRWLEWAVRVARSRQGWLATLFLFLVVATTLTTGLGLQIQTAAGGSYSLVFLILLYVNLFLLLALGFLVVRHLSRLWLDRRQQRAGSRLRTRMVAMFVALSLVPTVVVAILSLELLNRGVDSWFSDRITQALAHSLEVARSYYQESQRTIRHDAEDIARNRIITSSVALQDQDATTAALELERLARGLDEIVIQRSNGTRISKSGDLPPDPLPNLSSLRDGSQRALMVSNDTGTRVRAFVYLGGDVYLSTGRWIDRQILGQMEVIESAYVDYNQLRAAHVLLKNSHALTLVLITLLLLLAAMWSGFRMAGEITDPITELVEGTRKVAAGDLSVTLKVTGDDELATLQTAFNAMTLKLTENQRDLQTTNALLEERRRFMAAILRNISSAVISVNRFDEITLMNPIAGELLSVNLATAMGRPYTESLPGEILEPVRTLLKNATLLPERSSGPGNEGSSVLSTQIQIQGQEGHLILLARLTLLENRQEEVGSGFILTFDDLTDVLQAQRTRTWSDVARRIAHEIKNPLTPIQLWAQRMRRKYLRDSGQERRDWRILDEGTQAIISQVEELRVLVNEFSNFARMPRPDLKNDDLNATIREVVTLLDAELKTIDFKCEFLENLVAFPYDRGQIKQVVTNLIANALAAIGERREAEGHAGEPGRLVISTSLSQNGQWVRVLVTDNGVGIPPEDRSRVWEPYFTTKKKGTGLGLAIVKKIIEDHGGTLRLRDSPWQGVQVEFQLPVSGPSTASTLPVP
- a CDS encoding DUF4390 domain-containing protein — protein: MLQACLGVILLISLAACQGEDAPPPNPLREVVASLQGNNLYAQAVLTARFQREVLDLLKQGEPILATYRFRLREERAFFPDREVSRLKLRRRLRLHLITQRFEMQDITRGEVSYTDDDDEAMQFLGHPRNILLEEHGDKDGTTGRFLDAGRRYFLEARFELEREGISQPLRFLNRLFTFWRPVDYRLETEYRRP
- a CDS encoding UDP-3-O-acyl-N-acetylglucosamine deacetylase, with amino-acid sequence MYLQKTLKNTIRCTGIGLHGGKKTYLSLRPAPENSGIVFRRTDCRGALIPARVENVVDTRLCTTLANRDGVQVSTVEHLLAAFAGLGVDNAFIDLDTGEVPIMDGSAAPFVFLIQCAGVVEQKVSRKWIRVRKPVVVEERDKRAAFYPGDGFQVHFSIDFDHPMLTEQSVELEMTETAFVKEVSRARTFGFLNEVEELQSNGLARGASLDNAIAIGDYRILNDGGLRYEDEFVRHKIMDALGDLYLLGHPIQGHFEGVRSGHTMNNMLLHKLLSQSGAWEFVEGTSLDLPVEAFHPYSLGVGRAAMAFTS